The Fluviicola sp. genome contains a region encoding:
- a CDS encoding adenine phosphoribosyltransferase, translating into MMIAEKIKGVIRDVVDFPKEGIVFKDITPIMLDPALSKEIVAHLVSMYKDQKLDKIAGIESRGFLFGYPLAMELGIPFVLIRKTGKLPYHKISHSYDLEYGSATIEMHVDAVQEGERVLIHDDLLATGGSASAAAELIQKCGGEVAGFNFLVGLNFLNGNEKLKEYSDNITTLVAY; encoded by the coding sequence ATGATGATAGCAGAAAAAATCAAAGGTGTAATAAGGGATGTGGTGGATTTTCCAAAAGAGGGAATCGTATTTAAGGACATTACTCCGATTATGCTGGATCCGGCTTTGTCCAAAGAAATAGTCGCACATTTGGTATCAATGTACAAGGACCAGAAGCTGGATAAGATTGCCGGTATTGAAAGCCGCGGTTTTTTATTCGGATATCCGTTGGCCATGGAATTGGGAATTCCTTTTGTTTTGATCCGTAAAACCGGGAAATTGCCTTATCACAAAATCAGTCATTCCTACGATTTGGAATACGGTTCGGCTACCATTGAAATGCACGTGGATGCAGTGCAGGAAGGGGAGCGCGTACTGATCCACGATGATTTGCTTGCTACAGGTGGATCTGCTTCTGCAGCAGCAGAACTGATTCAGAAGTGCGGGGGGGAAGTTGCCGGATTTAATTTCCTTGTAGGTTTAAATTTTCTAAATGGTAACGAAAAATTGAAGGAGTACTCTGATAATATTACTACTTTAGTGGCCTATTAA